In Primulina huaijiensis isolate GDHJ02 chromosome 6, ASM1229523v2, whole genome shotgun sequence, a single window of DNA contains:
- the LOC140978430 gene encoding dolichyl-diphosphooligosaccharide--protein glycosyltransferase subunit STT3B, which yields MGAAAKVEKSPMDLLSSQGVNSMLKSFKLKTKQQELLIRVTILFLVYVLAFITRLFSVLRYESMIHEFDPYFNYRVTQYLTQKGYYEFWNWFDSESWYPLGRIIGGTLYPGLMVTAALIYSTLRFLRFAVHIREVCVLTAPFFASNTTLVAYFFGKEIWDSGAGLVAAVLIAVCPGYISRSVAGSYDNEGVAIFALLLTFYLFVKAVNTGSLAWALASAFGYFYMVSAWGGYVFIINLIPLYVMVLLVTGRFSMRLYVAYNCMYVLGMLLAMQIRFVGFQHVQSGEHMAAMGVFFLMQVFYFLDWVKYLLDDPKLFQAFLRITVTFTVGLGAIALGVGTASGYISPWTGRFYSLLDPTYAKDHIPIIASVSEHQPTAWSSFMFDFHVLLLLFPAGLYFCFKRLSDVTIFIVMYGLTSMYFAGVMVRLILVATPAVCLISAIAVSATIKNLTQLVRLKSKPAIGGMSKGTTGSKTSSKASLDQSMPFQRNGALALLFGAFYLLSRYAIHCTWVTSEAYSSPSIVLAARGAHGNRVIFDDYREAYFWLRQNTPQDAKVMSWWDYGYQITAMANRTVIVDNNTWNNTHIATVGRAMSSYENEAYDIMRSLDVDYVLVVFGGVTGYSSDDINKFLWMVRIGGGVFPVIKEPDYLVNGEYRVDKGAAPKMLNCLMYKLSYYRFGEMTTEYGKPPGYDRARGVEIGNKDIKLEHLEEAFTTSNWIVRIYKVKPPNNRW from the exons TATCGGGTAACCCAGTACCTGACTCAAAAAGGGTATTACGAGTTCTGGAACTGGTTTGACTCAGAGAGCTGGTATCCGCTGGGTAGGATCATCGGTGGGACGCTCTATCCTGGGCTCATGGTTACGGCCGCCTTGATTTACTCGACCCTCCGCTTTCTTAG GTTTGCTGTGCACATCCGTGAAGTTTGTGTACTCACCGCTCCATTTTTTGCTTCCAACACAACTCTCGTTGCTTACTTCTTTGGGAAAGAGATATGGGACTCCGGTGCTGGACTTGTGGCAGCTGTATTAATTGCTGTCTGCCCAGGTTATATATCGAGGTCGGTGGCAGGCTCATATGATAACGAGGGTGTAGCCATATTTGCGTTACTGCTTACATTCTATCTGTTTGTTAAGGCTGTAAATACAGGCTCACTTGCTTGGGCCTTGGCCTCAGCTTTTGGGTATTTCTATATGGTTTCAGCATGGGGTGGTTATGTGTTCATTATCAATTTGATCCCACTATATGTGATGGTCCTTTTGGTTACTGGGAGATTCTCGATGAGATTATATGTAGCTTATAATTGCATGTATGTGCTGGGAATGTTACTGGCAATGCAAATTCGTTTTGTgggatttcagcatgtccaatCTGGAGAACACATGGCTGCAATGGGAGTGTTTTTCTTGATGCAG GTTTTCTACTTTTTGGATTGGGTTAAGTACCTACTAGATGATCCAAAGTTGTTTCAGGCATTCCTGAGGATCACAGTGACCTTTACAGTAGGTTTGGGAGCCATAGCTCTGGGAGTTGGAACTGCCTCTGGATATATTTCTCCATGGACTGGTCGATTTTATTCCCTCTTGGATCCAACATATGCAAAAGATCACATTCCGATCATTGCATCTGTCTCCGAACATCAGCCGACGGCATGGTCATCTTTCATGTTTGATTTTCATGTGTTGTTGCTACTTTTCCCTGCTGGTCTGTATTTCTGCTTCAAACGTTTGTCAGATGTGACAATATTCATAGTGATGTATGGTCTCACTAGCATGTACTTTGCTGGAGTCATGGTGCGGTTAATACTTGTTGCTACACCTGCAGTATGTCTCATCAGTGCCATTGCAGTCTCAGCCACCATAAAGAACTTAACTCAGCTGGTGAGATTAAAAAGCAAGCCCGCCATTGGCGGTATGAGTAAAGGAACAACTGGCTCCAAAACTTCTTCGAAG GCTTCGCTGGATCAATCTATGCCTTTTCAGAGAAATGGGGCTTTAGCATTGCTTTTTGGAGCATTTTACTTGCTCAGCAGATACGCGATCCACTGTACTTGGGTTACATCAGAGGCTTACTCTTCTCCATCAATTGTCTTAGCTGCCAGGGGTGCTCACGGGAATAGAGTCATTTTTGATGACTACCGTGAAGCATATTTTTGGCTGCGACAGAATACTCCTCAGGATGCCAAAGTGATGTCTTGGTGGGATTACGGCTACCAGATTACTGCCATGGCAAATAGAACAGTGATTGTCGACAATAACACTTGGAATAACACACATATTGCCACTGTTGGGCGTGCTATGTCATCCTATGAGAATGAGGCATATGATATAATGAGATCGCTCGATGTTGACTATGTACTGGTGGTGTTTGGTGGTGTTACTGGTTATTCATCTGATGATATTAACAA ATTTTTATGGATGGTCAGAATTGGAGGTGGAGTTTTTCCTGTCATTAAGGAACCTGATTACCTTGTTAACGGAGAGTATCGTGTTGACAAAGGTGCAGCTCCGAAGATGTTAAATTGTCTGAT GTACAAGCTATCATATTATCGATTTGGTGAAATGACAACAGAATATGGAAAGCCTCCTGG ATACGACAGGGCTAGAGGAGTAGAAATCGGAAATAAAGACATAAAGCTGGAACATTTAGAAGAGGCATTCACCACATCAAACTGGATAGTCAGAATTTACAAGGTGAAACCCCCCAACAATAGGTGGTGA